One genomic segment of Rivularia sp. PCC 7116 includes these proteins:
- a CDS encoding LCP family protein: protein MEKLKELIHKENPQTNDMKHYQPKSKRGFWGKMGIVAIVSALAGGLFGVFLTGKPFMQANLSPEEANFFNDNAIDRGKFLELNRPVNILVMGMSVLPPDTKNAPEDAKDLGYLPQVNSFDGLSDVMLLIRFDPENNKLNMLSIPRDTRTEIEGYGLRKINSANRLGGAYLSAKSVSNLLGNIDIHGYVRINVLGVGKLIDALGGVTVNVPKDLKYQDDSQHLYINLKAGEQHLDGDKALQLLRFRNDGRGDIGRIERQQLVMQALIQQALNPATLARSPVIIGTIKDNIDTNLNLDSLLTLVNFGVQTNRSDIEMFTLPGRVSNGREYNASYWLPDEEGIDELMVRYFEK from the coding sequence ATGGAAAAATTGAAAGAATTGATTCATAAGGAAAACCCTCAAACCAACGACATGAAACATTATCAGCCCAAAAGCAAGCGGGGGTTTTGGGGAAAAATGGGTATAGTTGCCATAGTTTCGGCTTTAGCCGGGGGTTTGTTTGGGGTTTTCTTGACAGGGAAGCCGTTTATGCAAGCTAATCTGAGTCCGGAGGAAGCTAATTTTTTTAACGACAATGCTATTGATAGAGGGAAATTTTTAGAATTGAATCGTCCCGTCAATATTTTAGTCATGGGAATGAGCGTACTTCCTCCAGATACAAAAAATGCACCGGAAGACGCGAAAGATTTGGGATATTTACCCCAAGTTAATTCTTTTGATGGGCTTTCCGACGTAATGTTATTGATTCGATTCGATCCAGAAAATAATAAATTAAATATGCTTTCTATTCCTAGGGATACCCGCACGGAAATAGAAGGTTATGGTTTGAGAAAAATTAATTCCGCCAATCGTTTGGGTGGTGCTTATTTAAGTGCTAAAAGCGTTAGTAATCTTTTAGGAAATATAGATATACATGGTTACGTTAGGATTAATGTTTTAGGAGTAGGTAAACTGATTGATGCTTTGGGGGGAGTAACCGTAAACGTTCCCAAAGATTTGAAATATCAAGATGATTCCCAACATTTATATATTAATTTAAAAGCAGGAGAGCAACATCTGGACGGCGATAAAGCATTACAACTATTGAGATTCCGTAATGACGGTAGGGGAGATATCGGCAGGATTGAACGCCAGCAATTGGTTATGCAAGCCTTGATACAACAAGCTTTGAATCCAGCAACATTAGCGCGATCGCCAGTAATTATCGGTACGATTAAAGATAATATCGATACCAATTTAAACCTTGACAGTTTATTAACACTAGTCAATTTCGGTGTCCAAACTAACCGCTCTGACATTGAAATGTTTACTTTACCGGGCAGAGTTAGCAATGGTAGAGAATATAATGCAAGCTACTGGCTGCCAGATGAAGAAGGAATTGATGAGTTAATGGTTCGTTATTTTGAAAAGTGA
- a CDS encoding FAD-dependent monooxygenase, with protein MHSAKKIIVIGGGIGGAAAAVSLHRNGFEPVVYERVKELREVGAGIALWANATHVLKKLDLLESALRVGVVTSNYQFNSQSGKELVNVPVDGFELPTIAIHRADLHELLISKIPEKEFILGETFEQLELQRNKVSARFASGLTIEGDALIGADGLKSIVRTELFGEQQPIYRNFTTWRGLTSHTPNTYRSGYIREFLGRGKEFGFMMLGKNRMYWYAAALARENQLDATVGRKKELEDMFQDWFASIPELIAATDEADIIKTNLYDRIPALPWSKQNITLLGDAAHPTLPTLGQGACMALEDAVVVTKCLLENSEAAVAFREYESVRFERTKYIVKQSLRSAQMGKLQHPIQVALRETLMKLIKPVIKNSFKSLHGYRA; from the coding sequence ATGCATTCAGCTAAAAAAATCATTGTCATTGGTGGTGGAATTGGAGGAGCAGCCGCAGCCGTTTCGCTTCACCGTAATGGGTTTGAACCAGTTGTTTACGAGCGTGTTAAAGAATTGCGGGAGGTGGGTGCTGGCATTGCACTTTGGGCAAATGCTACTCATGTATTAAAAAAATTAGATTTATTAGAATCAGCTTTGCGGGTAGGTGTTGTTACATCGAACTATCAATTTAATTCTCAATCAGGGAAAGAGTTAGTTAATGTGCCTGTAGACGGTTTTGAACTTCCAACGATAGCTATTCATCGGGCTGACTTACACGAATTGTTAATAAGCAAGATACCGGAAAAGGAATTTATTTTAGGAGAAACTTTTGAGCAATTAGAGCTACAGAGAAATAAAGTTAGCGCTCGTTTTGCATCGGGTTTAACAATTGAGGGTGATGCTTTGATTGGTGCTGATGGTTTAAAGTCAATAGTCAGAACCGAGCTATTTGGCGAACAGCAACCAATTTATCGCAATTTTACAACTTGGCGGGGTTTGACTTCCCATACTCCCAACACATATCGCTCTGGCTATATCAGAGAGTTTTTAGGAAGGGGGAAAGAGTTTGGGTTTATGATGCTTGGTAAAAATCGGATGTATTGGTATGCAGCAGCATTAGCTCGGGAGAATCAACTAGATGCAACAGTTGGACGTAAAAAAGAACTTGAAGATATGTTCCAAGATTGGTTTGCTTCGATTCCTGAATTAATTGCTGCTACAGATGAAGCTGATATCATCAAAACCAACCTCTACGACAGAATACCAGCTTTACCTTGGAGCAAGCAAAATATAACTTTGCTGGGTGATGCCGCACATCCAACCTTACCAACTTTAGGGCAGGGAGCTTGTATGGCATTAGAAGATGCAGTGGTTGTAACTAAATGTTTACTGGAAAACTCAGAGGCAGCAGTCGCTTTTCGTGAATATGAATCTGTGAGATTTGAGCGTACTAAGTATATTGTGAAACAGTCTTTACGCTCGGCGCAAATGGGTAAGTTACAGCATCCGATTCAAGTCGCGTTAAGAGAAACTTTGATGAAATTAATCAAGCCAGTTATCAAAAATAGTTTTAAATCTCTTCATGGTTACAGAGCTTGA
- a CDS encoding TetR family transcriptional regulator, which produces MLINAACKLKSVCMADSTRKNPSIKKSVRSRDRKATQAEILDAAVEEFALNGLANARIETIAANTGVTKAMIYYYFTSKEGLYLAVLERGFNTYMQPLQELSLDSLLPETALEKFVRCLLSNLVKNPNWPLIMCYEALQNQGQYYQQINIHSIDEILIAILERGVADNSFRSLEPRMTANDIIGICVFYFLSREGLKHLFPGKKMFSKQMLELHVQQSIELILAGVKHN; this is translated from the coding sequence ATGCTGATTAACGCTGCTTGTAAACTTAAATCTGTATGTATGGCTGACTCAACTAGAAAAAATCCCTCTATAAAAAAATCTGTTCGGAGTCGCGATCGCAAAGCTACTCAAGCAGAGATTTTGGATGCAGCAGTAGAGGAATTTGCTCTAAATGGTTTAGCTAATGCTCGTATTGAAACCATTGCAGCTAATACTGGCGTTACTAAAGCGATGATTTATTACTATTTCACCAGTAAAGAAGGTTTGTATTTAGCGGTATTAGAAAGAGGTTTTAATACTTATATGCAACCGCTGCAAGAACTTTCTTTAGATAGTTTACTTCCTGAAACTGCTTTAGAAAAATTTGTACGTTGTCTGCTTTCAAATTTAGTAAAAAATCCTAATTGGCCGTTGATTATGTGTTATGAAGCATTACAAAATCAAGGACAATATTATCAGCAAATTAATATTCACAGCATTGATGAAATATTGATTGCTATTTTGGAGCGAGGAGTTGCAGATAATAGTTTTCGTTCTCTCGAACCTAGAATGACAGCGAATGATATTATCGGTATTTGTGTATTTTATTTTCTCAGCAGAGAAGGTCTTAAACACCTTTTTCCCGGTAAAAAAATGTTCAGTAAGCAAATGTTAGAATTGCACGTACAACAGTCTATTGAATTAATTTTGGCAGGAGTAAAACATAATTAA